The DNA window AAGGACCAAATGCTACTTTTACTGATACAGAGTGGACTTATAGTGGAATTAATGCATTAGATGGTTGTGACCTAGGAGATGATACTGGAACAAATGCAGGTTGTGCCTCTGTGTTTCCAATAGGAACATATTCTCCAACAGTTAACACAAACCCAACTATTTCTATTACATCTCCTAACGATGGACAAGCACTTGATTCTGGAACAACTGATGTTGATGTAGAATTTACAGTTGCAAATGCTCCAGGAGCAACAGTTAACATTATTGTAATTGTTAACGGAGGAACTCCAGATGTAAACAATGGTGCAACTAGTCCTTTTACAATTAGCTCATTAGTTGATGGTGATTCTGTAACTGTTACTGCTGATTTGGTTGATGGAGGTAATTTAGATTCTGATATGATCACTTTCTCAATAGCTTACCCTTGTGACTTACAAGTTGGAACTATTACTGAAACATGCGATGCTATTACACCTGCAACTGATGACACTTATACTGCAACAATAGAATATACTGGTGGAGGAACTACAACTTATACAATTGACACTAGCGGAATTGGAACAGTTGGTGGTGACGATCCTTCAAGTGTTACCGATGGCACAATAACAATATCAGATATTCCTGAAGGAACAGATTTTTCTGTGTCTTTCAATGGTAATCCTGCAGACAGTAGCTGTTCTTTTTCAAGAAACATAAATAGTCCTGATTGTGATCCTACTTTACCATTACCTCTTTATGAAGGATTTGATTACACAGAAGGTTCTCAATTAATTGATGCTGCAAATTGGGCAAATATCTCTGATAGTTCTGATGAAGTATTAGTTGCTGGACCTGGAGGACTTACTTATCCTAATTTAGCTGATTCTAACCAATTAGGAAATCATGTAACTTTTGATGGAGGAGGTAGTGATCCTGAAATACAGTTTACTCCAGTAACTTCTGGAGCAATATATGCGTCTTTTCTAATAAATATTACTGACAATGCATCTGTTGACACACCTGGTTACTTTGCCGTATTAGGTGGTTTTGATGCTAGATTATGGACTGTTCCTGGAACAAATCCTGGTGAATATCAAATAGGTATTTCTAATGTAAACACAGCTCCAACTGCTGGTGAACTTGACTCAACTGTTCTTACTACTGGAACTACAGCATTTATAGTTATGAGTTATGATTTAACTACAGGTACAATTAGTGCTTGGGTTAATCCTAGTGATGCAACTTTTGGAGGTTCTGCTCCCACAGCTAGTGCTTCATCTACTGAGAGTGGTGATGTTGTAACAAGTTTTAACCAATTTGCAATTAGACAAGATTCAACTAATGAAACAGCATTTACACTTTTTGATGAGTTACGTATAGGAACATCTTGGGCTGATGTTACTCCAACTACACTTTCAATTGATGATTTTAGCTCAAATAGATTTAAAGTATATCCAAACCCAACATCTTTAGGATATGTAAATATTGCAAGTGCTAATAGCGAAGCTATTTCTGTTACTGTTTTTGACATTTTAGGAAAACAAGTCATTAATGAAACATTAAGCAATAACCGTTTAAATGTATCTGCTCTTAATACTGGAGTTTACATTATGAAGGTAACGCAAAATAATGCTTCAGTTACTAAAAAATTAATCATTAAGTAATTACTTAATTTTTAAAACACATTTAAAAGCGTTGTCTATTGGCAACGCTTTTTCTTTTTGTCTACTTTTGCTATAATGATAAACATTCAGGATATCTTTTCAATGTCTTCGGAAGACAGATTCAATGCTATGGCATTGGATGTTTTTAAATTTCAGTTTGATAACAATCCTGTGTATCGTTCTTTTTGTGATTTGTTATACAAGCACCCAAGCGATATCAAACGTATTGAAGACATTCCATTTTTACCCATTCAGTTTTTCAAAAGCCATGAGGTTTTAAGTTCTAAAAATTCAATTGAAACTACATTTTCAAGTAGTGGTACTACTGGAAGTTTAACAAGCAAGCATCATGTAACCGATTTAAACATTTACGAAAAAAGCTTCAGAAAAGGGTTTCAAGAGTTTTATGGAAACATTGAAGACTATGTCATCTTAGCTTTATTGCCTAGTTATTTAGAACGACAAGGCTCGTCTTTGATTTATATGGTGAATGATATGATAGAACACTCTAAACATCCTGAAAGTGGGTTTTATTTAGATAGTATTTCAGAATTAAAAGAACAGCTTATCACTTTAGATTCAAAAGGACAAAAAGTACTTCTGATAGGTGTTTCATTTGCTTTGTTAGATGTGGTTGAAACCTATCAATTTCAGCTTAAAAATACGATTGTCATGGAAACTGGTGGCATGAAAGGTCGCAGAAAAGAATTGGTTCGTGCTGAATTACATTCTATCTTAAAAGAAGGCTTTGGTGTTTCAAATATTCATAGTGAATATGGCATGACCGAATTATTAAGTCAAGGATATTCTAAAGGAAACGGCGTTTTCGAATGTCCAAATTGGATGCGAATACTAACACGAGATCCAGAAGATGCACTTACACTTCAACAACATCAAAAAACTGGTGGAATTAATGTCATTGACTTAGCAAACATCAATTCTTGTTCATTTATCGCAACTCAAGATTTAGGCAGAGTTGAAAAAGATGGTTCATTTGAAATTATTGGTCGATTTGATTCTAGTGATATTAGAGGCTGTAATTTAATGGTGTTGTAAAATACTTTGTAAGGTTTCAAAATAAAGTGAGACAAATGATAATGAAGCTATAATTCAAGAATAGTTTAGAGTTCTATGAAAAAGAAAAATTAGCTTCAACCGTTGGTTGGTTAATGTTAAACGCCTCATCAAATGATGAGGCGTTTTTCTTTCCTGCAAGGTCTTTGGGACCTTGTAGGTTTGAAGAGCGAATACCAACAAGGTCCCAAAGACCTTGCAGGATAATCAACCTCATTTAAACAACTTTTATAATATAAGTATTTTTCTTTCCTTTATTTAAAATGATGTACTTATCATTGATTAAATCATCATCAGATAATTGATAGTCTTCTTTCACCTTTTCTTTATTCACTGCAACTGCATTTTCTTTTAAGGCACGTCGAGCTTCACTATTAGACGCTAAGAAATTTGTTTTAGCTGCTAAAGCTCCAATCATATCTAAACCAGATGTCAAGTCTGCCTTAGGCAGTTCAGCTTGAGGCACACCTTCAAACACATCTAAAAAAGTGTGTTCATCTAAGGTTTTTATATCTGCTTTGAAGGTTTTACTGAACAAGATATTAGACGCTTTCTCTGCATTTTCGAAATCAGTTTTTGAATGTACCATTGTTGTAATCTCTTCAGCTAAACGTTTTTGCAAACCTCTTTGGTGAGGTGCTTCTTGATGTGCTACAACAATACTTTTAATATCTTCTTCGGTGAGGAATGTGAAAATTTTGATATACTTTTCTGCATCTTCATCACTAGAATTTAACCAATATTGATAAAATTTATATGGCGACGTTCTGTTAGCATCCAACCAAACGTTTCCACCTTCAGACTTACCAAATTTAGAACCATCACTTTTAGTAATTAACGGACAAGTAATTGCAAAACCTTTTCCTTTTCCTACACGTCTAATTAATTCGGTACCTGTTGTAATATTTCCCCATTGATCACTTCCTCCCATTTGAATACTACAATTATTCTCTCTGTATAAATGTAAGAAATCATAACCTTGAACGAGTTGATATGTGAATTCTGTAAATGACATTCCGTCACTAGATTCAGAAGAAATTCTATTCTTTACAGAATCTTTAGCCATCATATAATTGACCGTTATATGTTTTCCCACATCACGAATAAACTCCAGAAACGAGAATTCTTTCATCCAATCATAGTTATTAACCAATTCCGCTGAATTAGGAACATCACTTTCAAAATCTAAAAAATGAGCTAATTGTTTTTTTATAGCATTTTGGTTATGACGCAATGTTTTTTCATCTAACAAGTTACGCTCGCTAGATTTCCCTGAAGGATCACCAATCATTCCTGTTGCTCCACCAACCAAAGCAAACGGCTTATGTCCACAACGCTGATAATGTGCCAATAACATGATTGGAACGAGATTTCCTATATGCAAAGAATCTGCAGTTGGATCAAAACCAACATATGCAGAACGCATCTCTTCCATTAAATGATCTTCTGCTCCAGGCATTGTATCATGTACCATTCCTCTCCACTGTAACTCTTCAACAAAATTTTTAATCATAACCTATAATAAATTAGTAATCTTTGGCAAATATAGATTTATAGCACAAAAGAAAAAAGACTAATTTTACAATAAACTCTATTAAACGTTTTCAATTGGCTGCAAAATGTTCTTATATTCCAATATTCTTATTCTTTTTACTTCGTAACTTTGCTATGAAGCGCAAATAACAATTCATATTGAAATAAAATACCTATTTTTCGCTTCAATCAAAATGATTAAAGGAGTTCATATGATTTTAGTAACTGGAGGAACAGGATTAGTTGGATCACATTTATTGTACAAACTTGTTCGTGAAAACGAACATGTAAGAGCAATTTATAGAAGATCACATACCCTAAAACGTGTAAAACATGTATTCTCTTATTACTGCGAAAATCATAACGAACTTTACAATAAAATTGAATGGGTTGAAGCCGATTTAAATGATGTTCCTGCACTAGAATTCGCTTTTAAAGATATAGACTATGTTTATCACTGCGCTGCTTTTGTAAGTTTTGAACCCAACAAATACTATCAACTTAGAAATATTAACATTGAAGGAACTGCTAATATTGTTAACCTTTGTGTTTCAAACCGTATCAAAAAACTTTGCTATGTGAGTTCAATTGCAGCTATTGGACATGAACCTAATCCTGAGCAATTAATAACAGAGAAAACCGAATGGAATCCAGAAGAAGATAATAGTGTTTATGCAATTACTAAATATGGAGCTGAAATGGAAGTCTGGAGAGGCACTCAAGAAGGTGTGCCAGCTGTTATAGTAAATCCAGGAATTATTTTAGGTCCTGGATATTGGAAAGGTGGTAGTAGCGGAAATTTGTTTAGACTGATACATAAAGGGATGACATATTTTTCTTCAGGCTCATCTGGATATGTTAATGTTTGGGATGTAAGCGACATCATGTATAAATTAATGAAGTCTGATATTATTAACGAACGTTATATTTTAGTATCTGAAAATCTATCATTTAAAGCATTTCAGGAAAAAGTAGCTCAAACCCTAAATGTAAAACCTGCAAAAAAGGAAATTAGCCTTATGATTTTAGAAATTGGTTGGCGTTTAGATTGGCTTTCCAGTAAACTGCTTGGAAGACGAAGAAAACTCTCAAAACAACTGGCTAAATCTATTAGAACTAAAACGGTTTATGACAATTCTAAAATTAAAAACGCTATACAAACAGAGTTTAATAGTATTAATAATTCTATAGAAAAGGTCTCTGAATATTATTTAAAAGACACGAATTAAGTTTTGGCTTTTTTTAATTTCTTAGACTTTAATTTTGGCAAGGAATCTCCAAGTTTTTTTATAGAATCAAGTCTTCTCTTTTTTTGTTTTTCTATGAGGTCAATCTCTTTTTGAAATTTATCTTTTTTGACTTTAATTCTTTTAGCAACTTTATTAATCATTTCATCGTACGCCTTAATATCATATGCGTAATACGCATTACTTTTAACAAATTGAAGACTGTCTATTTGATATTTTTCGAAGATATATGCATCAGGT is part of the Psychroserpens ponticola genome and encodes:
- a CDS encoding T9SS type A sorting domain-containing protein: MKKLYFLMVTLLVTSLTFGQDLVITGIIDGPLPGGYPKGLELYVVNDIADLSVYGIERAGNGDAPTGTQTYTFPADSYTAGDFIYISAEIPYFTQYLGIAPTYADTANGELNNNGDDVVMLYSNGSLSDAIGFGDGTGTTWEYLDGWAYRIDGQGPNATFTDTEWTYSGINALDGCDLGDDTGTNAGCASVFPIGTYSPTVNTNPTISITSPNDGQALDSGTTDVDVEFTVANAPGATVNIIVIVNGGTPDVNNGATSPFTISSLVDGDSVTVTADLVDGGNLDSDMITFSIAYPCDLQVGTITETCDAITPATDDTYTATIEYTGGGTTTYTIDTSGIGTVGGDDPSSVTDGTITISDIPEGTDFSVSFNGNPADSSCSFSRNINSPDCDPTLPLPLYEGFDYTEGSQLIDAANWANISDSSDEVLVAGPGGLTYPNLADSNQLGNHVTFDGGGSDPEIQFTPVTSGAIYASFLINITDNASVDTPGYFAVLGGFDARLWTVPGTNPGEYQIGISNVNTAPTAGELDSTVLTTGTTAFIVMSYDLTTGTISAWVNPSDATFGGSAPTASASSTESGDVVTSFNQFAIRQDSTNETAFTLFDELRIGTSWADVTPTTLSIDDFSSNRFKVYPNPTSLGYVNIASANSEAISVTVFDILGKQVINETLSNNRLNVSALNTGVYIMKVTQNNASVTKKLIIK
- a CDS encoding LuxE/PaaK family acyltransferase, which translates into the protein MINIQDIFSMSSEDRFNAMALDVFKFQFDNNPVYRSFCDLLYKHPSDIKRIEDIPFLPIQFFKSHEVLSSKNSIETTFSSSGTTGSLTSKHHVTDLNIYEKSFRKGFQEFYGNIEDYVILALLPSYLERQGSSLIYMVNDMIEHSKHPESGFYLDSISELKEQLITLDSKGQKVLLIGVSFALLDVVETYQFQLKNTIVMETGGMKGRRKELVRAELHSILKEGFGVSNIHSEYGMTELLSQGYSKGNGVFECPNWMRILTRDPEDALTLQQHQKTGGINVIDLANINSCSFIATQDLGRVEKDGSFEIIGRFDSSDIRGCNLMVL
- the tyrS gene encoding tyrosine--tRNA ligase, which codes for MIKNFVEELQWRGMVHDTMPGAEDHLMEEMRSAYVGFDPTADSLHIGNLVPIMLLAHYQRCGHKPFALVGGATGMIGDPSGKSSERNLLDEKTLRHNQNAIKKQLAHFLDFESDVPNSAELVNNYDWMKEFSFLEFIRDVGKHITVNYMMAKDSVKNRISSESSDGMSFTEFTYQLVQGYDFLHLYRENNCSIQMGGSDQWGNITTGTELIRRVGKGKGFAITCPLITKSDGSKFGKSEGGNVWLDANRTSPYKFYQYWLNSSDEDAEKYIKIFTFLTEEDIKSIVVAHQEAPHQRGLQKRLAEEITTMVHSKTDFENAEKASNILFSKTFKADIKTLDEHTFLDVFEGVPQAELPKADLTSGLDMIGALAAKTNFLASNSEARRALKENAVAVNKEKVKEDYQLSDDDLINDKYIILNKGKKNTYIIKVV
- a CDS encoding NAD-dependent epimerase/dehydratase family protein is translated as MIKGVHMILVTGGTGLVGSHLLYKLVRENEHVRAIYRRSHTLKRVKHVFSYYCENHNELYNKIEWVEADLNDVPALEFAFKDIDYVYHCAAFVSFEPNKYYQLRNINIEGTANIVNLCVSNRIKKLCYVSSIAAIGHEPNPEQLITEKTEWNPEEDNSVYAITKYGAEMEVWRGTQEGVPAVIVNPGIILGPGYWKGGSSGNLFRLIHKGMTYFSSGSSGYVNVWDVSDIMYKLMKSDIINERYILVSENLSFKAFQEKVAQTLNVKPAKKEISLMILEIGWRLDWLSSKLLGRRRKLSKQLAKSIRTKTVYDNSKIKNAIQTEFNSINNSIEKVSEYYLKDTN
- a CDS encoding DUF4296 domain-containing protein, which gives rise to MIKRISLLVFIFGICFACNKIEKPKKPDNLIAKNDMVNILFDVFVFNAAKGTDKRILEQNNVTPDAYIFEKYQIDSLQFVKSNAYYAYDIKAYDEMINKVAKRIKVKKDKFQKEIDLIEKQKKRRLDSIKKLGDSLPKLKSKKLKKAKT